In a genomic window of Thiosocius teredinicola:
- the ureA gene encoding urease subunit gamma, producing the protein MELTPREKDKLLLFTAALLAERRMGRGLKLNYPEAVAYISAAIMEGARDGRSVAELMDHGRTLLKREDVMDGVAEMVTEVQVEATFPDGTKLVTVHDPIV; encoded by the coding sequence ATGGAGCTGACGCCTCGAGAGAAAGACAAGCTGTTGTTGTTCACGGCAGCGCTGTTGGCCGAACGGCGCATGGGCCGCGGGCTGAAACTCAACTACCCGGAAGCGGTCGCCTACATCAGCGCAGCCATCATGGAGGGTGCGCGCGACGGTCGCAGCGTGGCCGAGCTGATGGATCACGGGCGCACCCTGCTCAAGCGTGAAGACGTGATGGACGGTGTCGCCGAAATGGTCACCGAGGTGCAGGTCGAGGCGACATTTCCCGACGGTACCAAGCTGGTGACCGTGCACGATCCGATCGTGTGA
- a CDS encoding urease accessory protein UreD, translating to MTASVATLPRTEGWQARLRLGFAVRGERTVLVDRERHGPLAVQRPFYPEGDICHVYLLHPPGGVVAGDALDISVDVGARAHAVLTTPGATKFYRSAAGHASQTQRINVQPGATLEWLPQENILFPGADVRLQTDIDLLGDARLCAWEIQCLGRPAIKELFEHGRLDSRLTIQRDGMPLVIDRLRVDADNRARLSLMAGMAVGATLYISNADEQSIERCRDLLLTDGPDYTGATLLEDILVVRYLGNSTEGARRMFTAIWQALREQAIGRMPHLPRIWAT from the coding sequence ATGACGGCATCCGTCGCAACGCTTCCGCGTACCGAAGGCTGGCAGGCCCGCCTTCGGCTCGGCTTTGCAGTACGCGGCGAACGCACCGTGCTGGTTGACCGGGAGCGCCACGGTCCGTTGGCCGTGCAGCGGCCGTTTTACCCCGAAGGCGATATCTGTCACGTATACCTGCTGCATCCACCGGGCGGTGTCGTCGCCGGCGATGCCCTCGACATCTCGGTAGATGTCGGCGCCCGTGCCCATGCTGTGTTGACGACACCGGGCGCGACCAAGTTCTACCGCAGCGCGGCCGGTCATGCCTCGCAAACCCAGCGCATCAACGTGCAGCCGGGGGCGACCTTGGAGTGGTTGCCGCAGGAAAATATCCTGTTTCCGGGCGCCGATGTGCGCTTGCAGACCGACATTGATTTGCTCGGCGATGCGCGGTTGTGTGCTTGGGAGATTCAATGCCTGGGTCGCCCGGCGATCAAGGAGCTGTTTGAACACGGTCGCTTGGACAGCCGCCTGACGATTCAGCGCGACGGCATGCCGCTGGTCATCGACCGCCTGCGTGTCGATGCCGACAACCGCGCCCGTTTGTCGTTGATGGCCGGCATGGCGGTCGGCGCCACCTTGTACATCAGCAATGCCGACGAGCAGAGTATTGAGCGTTGCCGCGATCTGCTGTTGACCGACGGGCCGGATTACACCGGTGCCACGTTGCTCGAAGATATCCTTGTGGTGCGGTATCTTGGCAATTCGACCGAAGGCGCGCGGCGGATGTTTACCGCGATCTGGCAGGCATTACGCGAACAAGCGATCGGGCGGATGCCCCACCTGCCGCGTATCTGGGCCACCTAA
- the urtE gene encoding urea ABC transporter ATP-binding subunit UrtE, translating to MLKIEQLNQFYGQSHTLWDLDLEVPEGQCTVLMGRNGVGKTTLLQCIMGLLPVKSGGMNYLGHDLTGASAEQRAGLGIGYVPQGRQIFPLMSVEENLLIGLPARRDGLRKIPDFIFELFPVLKEMMGRRGGDLSGGQQQQLAIGRALVTDPKLLILDEPTEGIQPNIVADIGNIVRRLNQEMGLTVLLVEQKLPFARKVADRFCLLDRGRAVATGDMPELNEELIQQYLTV from the coding sequence ATGTTGAAGATCGAGCAACTCAACCAGTTCTACGGCCAGTCACACACCCTGTGGGATCTCGATCTCGAGGTGCCGGAAGGCCAGTGCACCGTGTTGATGGGGCGCAACGGGGTCGGTAAGACCACGTTGCTCCAGTGCATCATGGGTCTGTTGCCGGTCAAGTCGGGCGGCATGAACTACCTCGGGCACGATCTGACCGGTGCGAGCGCCGAACAGCGCGCCGGCCTGGGCATCGGCTATGTGCCGCAGGGCCGGCAGATCTTTCCGTTGATGTCGGTCGAGGAGAACCTGTTGATCGGCCTGCCGGCGCGGCGCGACGGCCTGCGCAAGATCCCGGATTTCATCTTCGAACTGTTTCCGGTGCTCAAAGAGATGATGGGCCGGCGTGGCGGCGACCTGTCCGGTGGACAGCAACAGCAGCTTGCGATCGGCCGCGCCCTGGTCACCGATCCCAAGCTGCTGATCCTGGATGAGCCGACCGAGGGCATCCAGCCCAATATCGTCGCGGATATCGGCAACATCGTGCGTCGTCTCAACCAGGAGATGGGCCTGACGGTGTTGCTGGTCGAACAAAAGCTGCCGTTTGCGCGCAAGGTGGCGGACCGTTTCTGCCTGCTTGACCGCGGGCGGGCGGTTGCAACCGGCGATATGCCGGAGTTGAATGAAGAGCTGATACAACAATACCTGACCGTCTGA
- the urtD gene encoding urea ABC transporter ATP-binding protein UrtD: MSGVQGVFRRDRVFNFMVSKTVDGLDLSHGTVLYMEDVSVAFDGFKAINNLNFYVDAGELRCLIGPNGAGKTTMMDIITGKTRPDTGACWFGSRMNLLQMSEPEIAQAGIGRKFQKPTVFEHHTVFENLELSMAGPKGVWRTLRAKLNAEQREHIDEVLELTGLSTEAQRLAGALSHGQKQWLEIGMLLMQNPLLLLVDEPAAGMTHQEMDRTVELLTSLAGEHSVVVVEHDMDFVRALNSRVTVLHQGTVLAEGSMDQVQNDPKVVEVYLGE, encoded by the coding sequence ATGAGCGGCGTTCAGGGCGTTTTTCGTCGCGACCGCGTCTTCAACTTCATGGTGTCGAAGACGGTCGACGGTCTCGACCTGTCGCACGGCACCGTGCTGTACATGGAAGACGTGTCAGTCGCATTCGACGGCTTCAAGGCGATCAACAATCTGAATTTCTATGTCGACGCCGGTGAGCTGCGTTGCCTGATCGGGCCGAACGGCGCAGGCAAGACCACCATGATGGATATCATCACCGGCAAAACGCGCCCGGACACCGGGGCCTGCTGGTTCGGATCGCGCATGAACCTGCTGCAGATGAGTGAGCCGGAGATCGCGCAGGCGGGCATCGGTCGCAAGTTTCAGAAGCCGACGGTATTTGAACACCACACGGTGTTCGAGAACCTGGAATTGTCGATGGCCGGGCCGAAAGGTGTGTGGCGCACTTTGCGCGCCAAACTCAACGCCGAACAGCGCGAGCACATCGACGAAGTACTCGAACTCACCGGCCTCAGTACCGAGGCGCAACGACTCGCCGGTGCCTTGTCGCACGGTCAGAAACAGTGGCTGGAGATCGGCATGCTGCTGATGCAGAACCCCTTGTTGTTGCTGGTCGACGAACCCGCCGCGGGTATGACGCACCAGGAGATGGACCGCACAGTGGAACTGCTGACGTCGCTCGCCGGCGAGCATTCGGTGGTAGTCGTCGAACATGATATGGACTTCGTGCGTGCACTGAACTCGCGGGTCACGGTGTTGCACCAGGGCACCGTGCTGGCCGAAGGATCGATGGACCAGGTGCAGAACGACCCGAAGGTCGTGGAGGTCTACCTTGGCGAGTAA
- the urtC gene encoding urea ABC transporter permease subunit UrtC, with protein MLLTRSLKGDRGGQVFLLILIAVMIAVPILNSLPTDNPLYLSTYTVTLLGKYLTYALLAVAVDLVWGYLGILSLGHAAFFALGGYAMGMYLMRQIGERGVYGNPLLPDFMVFLNWQELPWFWHGFDQFWFAALMVFLAPGLLAFVFGWLAFRSRVTGVYLSIITQALTYALMLAFFRNEMGFGGNNGLTDFKDILGFSLQSDSTRIGLFIASGVALAIGYIACRALVKSRLGRVAVAIRDTEDRTRFIGYKVEHVKLAIFTFSAMLAGVAGALYVPQVGIINPGEFAPLNSIEVVIWVAMGGRATLYGAVLGAVGVNYAKSWFTAAFPEFWLFALGGLFVLVTLLLPRGIVGLWRRKEAES; from the coding sequence ATGTTGTTGACGCGTAGCCTGAAGGGAGACCGGGGTGGGCAGGTCTTTCTGTTGATCCTGATCGCCGTGATGATCGCGGTACCAATCCTCAACAGTCTGCCGACGGACAACCCGCTGTATCTCTCGACCTACACGGTGACCCTGCTCGGCAAGTACCTCACCTATGCCTTGCTCGCTGTGGCCGTCGACCTGGTGTGGGGCTATCTCGGCATTCTGAGCCTCGGCCATGCCGCGTTCTTCGCGCTCGGCGGTTACGCCATGGGCATGTACCTGATGCGCCAGATCGGCGAGCGCGGTGTCTACGGCAATCCGTTGCTGCCCGACTTCATGGTGTTTCTGAACTGGCAGGAACTGCCCTGGTTCTGGCACGGCTTCGATCAGTTCTGGTTCGCCGCGTTGATGGTGTTTCTCGCACCGGGGCTGCTCGCCTTCGTGTTCGGTTGGCTGGCTTTTCGCTCGCGCGTGACCGGCGTTTATCTGTCCATCATTACCCAGGCGTTGACCTACGCCCTGATGCTGGCGTTCTTCCGCAACGAGATGGGTTTCGGTGGCAATAACGGCCTGACCGACTTCAAGGACATACTTGGCTTCAGTCTGCAATCCGATAGCACGCGTATCGGTTTGTTCATTGCGTCCGGCGTCGCGTTGGCCATTGGCTACATCGCCTGTCGCGCCCTAGTGAAATCGCGTCTCGGTCGGGTGGCGGTGGCGATCCGCGATACCGAAGATCGCACGCGCTTCATCGGCTACAAGGTTGAACACGTCAAGCTCGCCATATTCACGTTCTCGGCGATGCTTGCCGGTGTCGCCGGTGCACTGTACGTGCCGCAGGTCGGCATCATCAATCCGGGTGAATTCGCCCCGCTGAACTCGATCGAGGTCGTGATCTGGGTGGCGATGGGCGGGCGCGCCACCTTGTATGGTGCCGTACTCGGCGCGGTCGGCGTGAACTATGCGAAAAGCTGGTTCACCGCGGCCTTTCCCGAGTTCTGGTTGTTTGCCCTCGGCGGCCTGTTCGTGCTGGTTACCCTGCTGTTGCCGCGCGGTATCGTCGGACTGTGGCGGCGCAAGGAGGCCGAGTCATGA
- the urtB gene encoding urea ABC transporter permease subunit UrtB has translation MLRFVLAALLLCLLSPSHAAEIQTGDATLDAAFEQILDRNFGVKDEGVVAIAQSGHEKATELLRGLLDGELRYLKQNNRLVVMAREGGETVAIDALTGESYGKTSKRKFKRFTINNAMRGHIRSLLAEIGLSNADPEMRLRAVKEMLSNSEPEHAALFERLLQTEEDKAVRAVMQDAMELARLSNPDPEVRRAAIEGVSGSLEQGVRNQLTRLAADDPDESVRAAAAAAMKKIEDRVAFYGHVETFFFGLSAGSVLVLAAIGLAITFGVMGVINMAHGELIMLGAYTTYLIQQAMPDMIGLSILLSIPAAFLVSGAVGVAIERGVIRFLYGRPLETLLATFGISLILQQLVRTVISPQNVPVSNPDFLSGFWQINSVLSLTYNRLYIFIFCLLVFAGLFMVLKYTRLGLQVRAVSQNRAMARAMGVRSSRVDAMTFGLGSGIAGIAGVALSQLTNVGPNLGQSYIVDSFMVVVFGGVGNLWGTLVGGLSLGIANKIMEPWAGAVLAKILVLVFIILFIQKRPRGLFPQKGRAAEG, from the coding sequence ATGCTGCGATTCGTCCTTGCCGCACTCCTGTTGTGTCTGCTGTCTCCCTCGCATGCGGCCGAGATTCAGACGGGCGACGCAACGCTGGACGCTGCCTTCGAACAGATCCTGGATCGCAACTTCGGCGTGAAAGACGAAGGTGTGGTCGCGATTGCCCAATCCGGTCACGAAAAAGCCACTGAATTATTGCGCGGTTTGCTCGACGGCGAATTGCGCTACCTGAAACAAAACAACCGCCTGGTCGTCATGGCGCGCGAAGGCGGGGAGACGGTCGCCATCGATGCGCTTACCGGCGAAAGCTACGGTAAGACCAGCAAACGCAAATTCAAGCGTTTCACGATCAACAATGCCATGCGCGGACATATCCGCAGCCTGCTGGCCGAGATCGGTCTGTCGAATGCGGACCCTGAGATGCGCCTGCGCGCAGTCAAAGAGATGTTGTCGAACAGCGAGCCGGAACACGCTGCACTGTTCGAGCGGCTGCTGCAAACCGAAGAGGACAAGGCGGTACGTGCCGTGATGCAGGATGCGATGGAGTTGGCGCGGTTGAGCAACCCCGACCCGGAAGTACGGCGCGCTGCAATCGAAGGCGTATCGGGCAGCCTGGAGCAGGGCGTGCGTAACCAGCTGACCCGCCTGGCGGCTGACGATCCGGACGAGTCGGTGCGCGCTGCGGCCGCTGCTGCGATGAAGAAGATCGAAGACCGTGTCGCGTTCTATGGTCATGTCGAGACCTTCTTCTTCGGCCTGAGCGCCGGTTCGGTACTGGTATTGGCCGCGATCGGCCTGGCGATCACATTCGGCGTCATGGGCGTGATCAACATGGCGCACGGCGAGCTGATCATGCTCGGCGCCTACACCACCTATCTGATCCAGCAGGCGATGCCCGACATGATCGGCCTGTCGATCCTGCTGTCGATACCTGCCGCCTTCCTTGTATCGGGTGCAGTGGGCGTGGCGATCGAGCGCGGCGTGATCCGTTTCTTGTACGGTCGCCCGCTGGAGACACTGCTTGCGACGTTCGGTATCAGCCTGATCCTGCAGCAGCTGGTGCGTACCGTGATCTCGCCGCAGAACGTGCCGGTGTCGAACCCGGATTTTCTCAGCGGCTTCTGGCAGATCAACAGCGTGCTGTCGCTGACCTACAACCGCCTATACATCTTCATCTTCTGCCTGCTGGTATTCGCCGGCCTGTTCATGGTGCTCAAGTACACCCGGCTGGGTCTGCAGGTGCGCGCGGTGTCGCAGAACCGGGCCATGGCGCGCGCGATGGGCGTGCGCTCGTCGCGGGTCGATGCGATGACCTTCGGTCTCGGTTCGGGTATCGCCGGCATCGCAGGCGTGGCCCTGTCGCAGCTGACCAACGTCGGACCGAACCTGGGGCAGTCGTACATCGTCGACAGCTTCATGGTCGTGGTGTTCGGCGGTGTCGGCAACCTGTGGGGCACATTGGTCGGCGGCCTCAGCCTCGGGATCGCCAACAAGATCATGGAGCCCTGGGCGGGTGCGGTGCTGGCCAAGATCCTGGTGCTCGTGTTCATCATTTTGTTCATTCAGAAGCGGCCGCGCGGATTGTTCCCGCAGAAAGGCCGTGCTGCCGAGGGTTGA
- the urtA gene encoding urea ABC transporter substrate-binding protein, with product MSLAVSAVTAMSVAGAVSAADTIKVGVLHSLSGTMAISETTLKDTMLMLIEEQNKKGGVLGKKLEAVVVDPASNWPLFAEKARELIEKEKVAATFGCWTSVSRKSVLPVFEELNSLLFYPVQYEGEESSKNVFYTGAAPNQQAIPAVDYLMEQGVERWVLAGTDYVYPRTTNKILEAYLKGKGVASADIMINYTPFGHSDWQSIVAEIKKFGSAGKKTAVVSTINGDANVPFYKELGNQGISAEDIPVVAFSVGEEELSGIDTKPLVGHLAAWNYFMSVEDENNDSFIEAWHKFIKNEDRVTNDPMEAHYIGFNMWVKAVEKAGTTDPDAVADAIIGVAVPNLSGGTSAMMPNHHITKPVLIGEILDDGQFQIVSRTPGLVVGDAWSDFLEGSKDLISDWRAPLSCGNYNVKTAKCSGQNYE from the coding sequence ATGTCATTGGCCGTATCGGCCGTCACGGCGATGAGTGTTGCCGGCGCGGTCAGCGCTGCCGACACCATCAAGGTCGGTGTCCTGCACTCGTTGTCGGGCACCATGGCGATCTCCGAGACGACGCTGAAAGACACCATGCTGATGCTGATCGAGGAGCAGAACAAAAAGGGCGGTGTGCTCGGTAAAAAACTTGAAGCGGTGGTTGTAGACCCGGCTTCCAACTGGCCACTGTTTGCTGAAAAGGCGCGCGAGCTGATCGAGAAAGAGAAGGTTGCCGCCACGTTCGGGTGCTGGACCTCGGTGTCGCGCAAGTCGGTGCTGCCGGTGTTCGAAGAACTCAACAGCCTGTTGTTCTACCCGGTGCAATACGAGGGCGAAGAGTCGTCCAAGAACGTGTTCTACACCGGTGCCGCGCCGAACCAGCAGGCGATCCCTGCCGTCGATTACCTGATGGAACAAGGCGTCGAGCGCTGGGTTTTGGCCGGTACCGACTATGTGTACCCGCGCACCACCAACAAGATCCTCGAGGCCTACCTCAAGGGCAAGGGCGTCGCGTCTGCCGACATCATGATCAACTACACGCCGTTCGGTCATTCCGATTGGCAGTCGATCGTTGCCGAGATCAAGAAGTTCGGTTCGGCCGGCAAGAAGACCGCGGTCGTCTCGACCATCAACGGCGATGCGAACGTGCCGTTCTACAAGGAACTGGGTAACCAGGGCATCTCGGCCGAAGATATTCCGGTCGTGGCCTTCTCGGTCGGCGAAGAGGAACTCTCCGGCATCGACACCAAGCCACTGGTCGGTCACCTGGCCGCGTGGAACTACTTCATGAGTGTCGAAGACGAGAACAACGACAGCTTCATCGAAGCCTGGCACAAGTTCATCAAGAACGAAGACCGCGTCACCAACGACCCGATGGAAGCGCACTACATCGGCTTCAACATGTGGGTAAAAGCGGTTGAGAAGGCCGGCACGACCGATCCGGACGCCGTTGCCGACGCCATCATCGGTGTGGCCGTACCGAACCTGTCGGGCGGTACCTCGGCAATGATGCCCAACCATCACATCACCAAGCCGGTGCTGATCGGCGAGATCCTCGACGACGGTCAGTTCCAGATCGTTTCGCGTACCCCCGGTCTGGTGGTCGGCGATGCCTGGTCCGACTTCCTCGAAGGTTCGAAAGACCTGATCTCCGATTGGCGTGCGCCGCTTTCCTGCGGCAACTACAACGTCAAGACGGCGAAGTGCTCGGGTCAGAACTACGAGTGA
- a CDS encoding PilT/PilU family type 4a pilus ATPase, with protein MAHIDVPRILQIMVQNNAADVFFYTGAKISMKTPKGFAQLGEPLDVGDAERAVREILTDEKLKHFEEHGEVDFSLSYKGIGRFRGNAFRQRGEAALVLRHINTDVPTVDTLGVPPVLKDMVMARNGLILLVGATGSGKSTTLAAMIDHRNSSAGGHILTLEDPIEYVHEHKKSIVAQREIGVDTLDFGTGMKAALRESPDVILMGEIRDHDTMEFALKFANTGHLALSTLHANNAMTTMERILGFYPKDGLEAQAKRIAQNLRAIVCQRLVPAKDGGKVAVVEVMINTGYIADLISKLEIGGIKDAIERGGQYKMQSFDQHLVSLYHEGRITEEVAYDFADSSSNVKIQIKTSNAGKKVTSTDWGSGLSLEPTESGDDDGVVAEFR; from the coding sequence ATGGCGCATATCGACGTCCCCCGAATTCTTCAGATCATGGTGCAGAACAACGCGGCCGACGTGTTTTTCTACACCGGCGCAAAGATCTCGATGAAGACACCCAAAGGCTTTGCACAACTCGGTGAGCCGTTGGATGTAGGCGACGCCGAACGGGCGGTACGCGAGATCCTGACCGACGAGAAGTTGAAGCATTTCGAAGAGCACGGCGAGGTCGATTTCTCACTGTCGTACAAAGGCATCGGCCGTTTTCGTGGCAATGCCTTCCGCCAACGCGGCGAGGCGGCGCTGGTGTTGCGTCACATCAACACCGATGTACCGACGGTCGACACGCTGGGTGTGCCGCCGGTGCTCAAAGATATGGTCATGGCGCGCAACGGCTTGATCCTGCTGGTCGGTGCGACCGGCTCGGGTAAGTCGACCACGCTGGCAGCCATGATCGATCACCGCAACAGCAGTGCCGGTGGGCACATCCTGACGTTGGAAGATCCGATCGAATACGTGCACGAGCATAAGAAATCGATCGTCGCGCAGCGCGAGATCGGCGTCGATACGCTGGATTTCGGCACCGGCATGAAGGCGGCGCTGCGCGAATCGCCCGACGTCATTCTAATGGGTGAGATCCGCGACCACGATACGATGGAATTCGCGCTGAAATTCGCCAACACCGGTCACCTCGCACTGTCGACCCTGCACGCCAACAACGCGATGACGACCATGGAGCGTATCCTCGGTTTCTACCCGAAAGACGGTCTCGAAGCCCAGGCCAAGCGTATCGCACAGAACCTGCGGGCGATCGTCTGTCAGCGCCTGGTGCCGGCCAAAGACGGCGGCAAGGTGGCCGTGGTCGAGGTCATGATCAACACCGGCTATATCGCCGATCTGATCAGCAAGTTGGAAATCGGCGGTATCAAGGACGCCATCGAGCGCGGTGGTCAGTACAAGATGCAGTCGTTCGACCAGCACTTGGTCAGCCTGTATCACGAAGGCCGGATCACCGAAGAGGTCGCGTATGACTTCGCCGACTCGTCGAGCAACGTGAAGATCCAGATCAAGACATCCAACGCCGGTAAGAAGGTCACCAGCACCGATTGGGGCAGCGGCCTGTCGCTCGAACCGACCGAGTCCGGCGACGACGACGGCGTGGTTGCCGAGTTCCGTTAA
- a CDS encoding sigma-70 family RNA polymerase sigma factor: MSAMQQSLAEQTPKNCFDSLYAAHNDVLNRVAWMLCGDPDLARDLVQETWIRAWRAADSLQQFAAGKAWLITILKREYARLFERKRLDLVDIDDHANDLGHDAAPDQRIYLDQLLGRLSDDEREPLLMQLAEGRSTAEIADEYGVSRNAMTIRLHRIKKRLQAV, translated from the coding sequence ATGAGTGCCATGCAGCAAAGCCTCGCCGAACAAACCCCGAAAAACTGTTTCGACAGCCTGTACGCGGCGCACAATGATGTGCTCAACCGCGTTGCCTGGATGCTGTGCGGTGACCCCGATCTGGCACGCGACCTGGTGCAGGAGACCTGGATACGCGCCTGGCGTGCAGCCGACTCGCTACAACAGTTCGCCGCCGGCAAAGCCTGGCTGATCACCATTCTGAAACGCGAATACGCGCGGTTGTTCGAGCGTAAGCGGCTCGATCTGGTCGACATCGACGACCATGCCAATGATCTGGGGCACGATGCGGCGCCGGATCAGCGGATCTACCTCGATCAACTCCTCGGCCGGCTCAGTGACGACGAACGCGAGCCGCTGTTGATGCAACTGGCCGAAGGCCGATCCACGGCTGAGATCGCCGATGAGTACGGTGTGAGTCGCAACGCGATGACCATACGCTTGCACCGTATCAAGAAGCGTCTGCAGGCCGTGTGA
- a CDS encoding DUF255 domain-containing protein encodes MRALRELTLLLLLSQPTGAVTAADWQPYGPAAFDQAEKQDKLILLDLVAVWCHWCHVMESTTYRDAGVLEALSEHYVAVQADHDARPDLAERYRDYGWPATIVLTPDGRELVKRAGYIAPDEMAGLLRRTASIDRSEQHKPTRAAQTSAVSAALSPALRDALQQRHLDADDPASGGLRLMQKFLDADSIEWDLHLAANGDADAAQRARRHLDAALQLIDAEFGGAYQYSTHGDWAHPHYEKIMATQAAYLRAYSLAYHQFGDPRYRLAAEMVANWLNDFMRADNGGLFTSQDADLEQGSKAHDYFELPRDQRLARGLPRIDKSQYADANGKAIEGLVTLYQVTGQDKHLRLATRALEWVLRNRRRADGGFSHGADDKAGPYLSDNLYMGRAMLAVYEVSGQSVWLKQAVLAADIIDREFRHAPGGLLSAADNGTPIKPTPQLDQNIHAARFMYALASHTGEDRQRALADHVMRYLATPEVAVSRLTDAGILLADRDRIRNSKSNYSLTLIPRNKKGDQA; translated from the coding sequence ATGCGCGCTTTGCGAGAACTGACACTGCTACTGCTGCTGTCGCAGCCGACCGGGGCGGTGACGGCAGCCGACTGGCAGCCCTACGGGCCAGCCGCATTCGATCAGGCCGAGAAACAAGACAAGCTGATTTTGCTCGATCTGGTCGCCGTATGGTGCCATTGGTGCCACGTCATGGAGTCGACGACGTACCGGGACGCGGGCGTTCTCGAGGCGCTCAGCGAACACTATGTCGCCGTCCAGGCCGACCACGATGCGCGCCCGGACCTGGCTGAACGGTATCGCGACTACGGCTGGCCGGCGACTATCGTCCTGACCCCCGACGGCCGCGAGCTGGTGAAGCGCGCCGGCTATATCGCGCCGGATGAGATGGCCGGTCTGCTACGGCGCACGGCGTCGATCGACCGCAGCGAGCAGCACAAGCCGACCCGCGCTGCACAAACCAGCGCCGTTTCCGCGGCGTTGTCCCCGGCGCTGCGCGACGCCCTGCAACAGCGCCACCTGGATGCCGATGATCCCGCATCCGGCGGTCTGCGCCTGATGCAGAAGTTTCTCGATGCGGATTCGATCGAATGGGATCTGCATCTGGCGGCCAATGGCGACGCGGATGCCGCGCAGCGTGCGCGCCGCCACCTCGATGCCGCCCTGCAGCTGATCGACGCCGAGTTCGGCGGCGCCTACCAGTACTCGACCCACGGCGACTGGGCACATCCGCACTACGAAAAGATCATGGCGACGCAGGCCGCCTACTTGCGTGCCTACAGCCTCGCGTACCACCAGTTCGGCGATCCGCGCTATCGCCTTGCAGCCGAGATGGTCGCGAACTGGCTCAACGACTTCATGCGGGCCGACAACGGCGGCTTGTTCACCAGCCAGGATGCCGATCTGGAGCAGGGGAGCAAGGCGCACGATTACTTCGAGCTGCCGCGTGACCAGCGTTTGGCGCGTGGCCTGCCGCGCATCGACAAGAGCCAGTACGCCGACGCCAACGGCAAGGCGATCGAAGGTCTGGTCACGCTCTACCAGGTGACAGGCCAGGACAAGCACCTGCGCCTGGCGACGCGGGCGCTGGAGTGGGTACTGCGTAATCGGCGTCGCGCCGACGGCGGTTTCAGCCACGGCGCAGACGATAAAGCCGGGCCTTACCTGTCGGACAACCTCTACATGGGCCGCGCGATGCTCGCCGTGTACGAGGTGAGCGGTCAGTCCGTGTGGTTGAAACAGGCGGTACTGGCCGCCGACATCATCGATCGCGAGTTTCGCCACGCCCCAGGCGGGCTGCTGTCTGCCGCGGATAACGGCACCCCGATCAAGCCGACGCCGCAACTCGATCAGAACATCCACGCCGCCCGGTTCATGTACGCGCTCGCGTCGCACACCGGCGAAGACCGGCAGCGGGCCCTGGCCGACCACGTCATGCGTTACCTCGCGACGCCCGAGGTCGCCGTTTCTCGCCTGACCGACGCCGGCATCCTGCTGGCCGACAGAGACCGCATCAGGAACTCAAAAAGTAACTACTCACTTACTCTAATTCCGCGCAATAAGAAAGGAGACCAGGCATGA
- a CDS encoding anti-sigma factor translates to MSAEERDMRAAEFVLGTLDGEQRRAFEKQMDHDPALRDLVNLWEARLVGLNDTTSVVQPPQRVWIEIERVIAPGAVDDAVQAPLKTPWWQSLMLWRMTTAAALLALLAVLVPVLTQGPVQGPEALPVYDVVLRDTQDQPQWMVVCDWRAREVAVSRVAAAAPAAGKAHELWLVRGEGVAPISLGVLSGNEIQRSLPANATWRDTKALAVSLEPAGGSPTGVPTGPVLYAAPVSI, encoded by the coding sequence ATGAGTGCCGAAGAACGGGATATGCGGGCCGCAGAGTTCGTGCTCGGTACGCTCGACGGCGAGCAACGGCGAGCGTTCGAAAAACAGATGGACCACGACCCTGCGTTGCGCGACCTGGTGAACCTGTGGGAGGCACGCCTGGTCGGGCTGAACGATACGACGAGCGTCGTGCAGCCGCCACAACGTGTGTGGATTGAGATCGAACGCGTGATTGCCCCGGGGGCGGTCGACGATGCTGTGCAGGCACCATTGAAGACACCATGGTGGCAGTCGCTGATGCTGTGGCGGATGACCACGGCGGCCGCGCTGCTGGCCTTGCTTGCGGTCTTGGTGCCGGTGCTGACCCAAGGCCCGGTGCAAGGCCCCGAAGCCTTGCCGGTCTATGACGTGGTATTGCGTGATACGCAGGATCAGCCGCAATGGATGGTGGTGTGCGATTGGCGGGCGCGCGAGGTGGCGGTCAGTCGGGTGGCGGCGGCCGCGCCGGCTGCCGGCAAGGCGCATGAGCTGTGGCTGGTGCGTGGCGAGGGCGTGGCGCCGATCTCCTTGGGTGTGCTGAGCGGCAACGAGATCCAGCGGTCGTTGCCGGCCAATGCCACCTGGCGTGACACCAAGGCCCTGGCGGTCAGTCTTGAACCGGCCGGCGGATCGCCGACCGGTGTGCCGACAGGGCCGGTTTTGTATGCCGCGCCGGTCAGCATCTAG